A portion of the Rhodococcus pseudokoreensis genome contains these proteins:
- a CDS encoding FadR/GntR family transcriptional regulator yields MSNSTSGGIAQPPILGQKVLRPRQQVEDALRKAVLDGQLRTGDRLPPETELARQFSVSRPTIREALSALETQGLIRKVPGAGGGSFVQAVDHTALGEVVQESMHNLLRLGSVSFNEVAMARQHLEIPVAVLAAQNRTDADVEELRAILSEQKRRTVDDPMIPELDARFHITIARMSGNRILASLVYALHHESEPVGHLDLSPRLGRDTYAQHQRIVDAIANQDPEAAERAVTEHLSYLRDHIRRSMDANDKVPAQPCPTSALTTGISA; encoded by the coding sequence ATGTCAAACAGCACTAGCGGTGGCATTGCCCAGCCGCCGATCCTCGGGCAGAAGGTGCTGCGCCCCCGCCAACAAGTCGAAGACGCGCTGCGTAAGGCCGTCCTCGACGGCCAACTCCGCACCGGGGACCGCCTCCCACCGGAGACGGAACTCGCCCGACAGTTCAGCGTCAGCCGTCCCACCATCCGCGAGGCACTCTCCGCACTCGAGACCCAGGGCCTGATCCGCAAAGTCCCCGGCGCCGGCGGCGGAAGCTTCGTGCAAGCCGTCGACCACACCGCCCTCGGCGAGGTCGTCCAGGAATCGATGCACAACCTCCTGCGACTGGGCAGCGTGAGCTTCAACGAGGTCGCCATGGCCCGCCAGCACCTCGAGATACCAGTAGCGGTCCTGGCCGCCCAAAACCGCACCGACGCCGACGTCGAGGAACTCCGCGCGATCCTGTCCGAACAGAAGCGGCGGACGGTCGACGACCCGATGATCCCGGAACTCGACGCGCGGTTCCACATCACGATCGCGCGGATGTCCGGCAACCGGATCCTCGCCTCCCTGGTCTACGCCCTCCACCACGAATCCGAACCCGTCGGACACCTGGACCTCTCACCCAGATTGGGCCGCGATACCTACGCCCAACACCAGCGCATTGTTGACGCGATCGCCAATCAGGATCCCGAAGCGGCCGAGCGTGCGGTCACCGAGCACCTGAGCTACCTACGCGACCACATCCGCAGAAGCA